In Littorina saxatilis isolate snail1 linkage group LG8, US_GU_Lsax_2.0, whole genome shotgun sequence, a single genomic region encodes these proteins:
- the LOC138972698 gene encoding gamma-secretase subunit PEN-2-like: MDLAKVKDEDKLQLCRKYWIGGFVFLPFLWFVNACWFFNEAFRKPAYAEQKMIRSYVIRSMIGTVVWVGGVVAWVTIFQLKRASWGAAGDSISFVIPKGYA; the protein is encoded by the exons ATGGATTTGGCAAAAGTCAAAGATGAAGACAAATTACAGCTGTGCCGCAAATACTGGATTG gtggttttgtttttcttccattCTTGTGGTTCGTCAATGCCTGCTGGTTCTTCAACGAAGCGTTTCGAAAACCAGCTTATGCAGAGCAGAAGATGATCCGGTCAT ATGTCATTCGGTCTATGATTGGCACGGTGGtatgggtggggggggtggtggcATGGGTCACCATCTTCCAGCTGAAGAGAGCGTCGTGGGGAGCCGCCGGTGATTCCATTTCCTTCGTCATTCCTAAAGGATACGCCTAG